A stretch of DNA from Juglans microcarpa x Juglans regia isolate MS1-56 chromosome 5D, Jm3101_v1.0, whole genome shotgun sequence:
aaaaaagttctaaattaaagttgaatctTGTTTTCCCACACACTACCACCTCATTCTCACTTACCTCCTACACTTTGACTCACTACAACCCGGTTACAAGAGCTACCACTTATTACCGTTTTAGGTGGATAAGTGACAATGGGATGATATTGCATGCCATCGAGTTATACCAAGTCAACGTTCAAGAAATAAGTGACAATAGGAGGTGGATCGTGGAATGAGCATACCAAGTCGAAGTTTATATGTAAATAAGATTGGGCAGTAGGGGTGGTAATATGTGACATGACCTGTGAATCCAATACGAACATGACACAAAATTAGCTGGTTTGGGTGTTTGATGTTAAcaggttcgggtcaaaacaggCTGactcgttaagacacgatttattaacgggtcaacctgctTAACACGAAATTAACCTGTTTTGATccatttagattttatttcaaaattaaaattttattattgttaagttgtaatattgatatttttcagtatgcttatgtttttattgttgggattgtaattCTAGACCTATggtcatatttgttattgtataatttgtaatattagttttattatctgttaaaatttgatatatattttttaagatattgtggctactaataaatatagattttaatttttatgtgaaattatattaattaggacAAATGAGTTATACATattagttcaacccatttatatgaaacgaGTTTAAATAGGTCGTGttgtgttaatttatttttaattaattattaaacaggtGACACGACACGTTATCTAAATAGGTTGGGGTTagagtttgaaagtttgacacgttTAGCTTAACAAGTCGAGTTcaggttgacctatatagtcgaatgttcatgactcggcacgacacgaacacgacccgaaAACACGATTTGCAACCCCTAGGGTATTAATCATTGAggaaaaatgaatttagattGCATCTCTACTTGAATTTAGACTGCATCTCAATCAAGTAAGTACTTTACTAGATTGAGAATCTACAACATCAGGGCATATATTTCTTATCCTTGATAGCTTGATTACAAGATCATATTCGAAACAAGGTCAGTGTCATTGAAATCAGCTAACAAACGATATCTACACACACAGAATGGTAAAGAGGGTAACACAATATCTTGGATCAATCACTTATGAAAACGTACAAAGTTAAATTCAGGAAAACggaagaaaaagtaaagaagGATTGGATTTCTAAGTACCCAGATGAATGTTAGTGGTCAATTGCTCTTGGAAGGCACCTTTTTCCGCGCAGCTCTCGCATTGTCGTACTCAAACTTCAACACATTGGGTATATGAGACGTATCCTTAACATAGAGCATCCTGCCAAATGCGCTTTCTTCGATTGCTTGAAAGTAAGGGGAAAGCACAGAATACACGACCCAGAACCACAGCGATCCAAGAAAGATACCCAAAATGGCCCCAGCACAGACCTGAGCAATTGTATGGTACCCCAAATACACCCTAGAATACATAGTGAGGAATGCCAGAGACCAAGACCAGGAATTCACAATCCAATTGTTCCTCGAGTCCCAAAGACCAATCCCTTTAGACGTCAACAGAGTAAAGTACATGGCAAAGAAGAACATATACTGGGAGTGGCTCGAGGGCCAGCCGTGAGAATCGCACGTCTCGAGCAGAAAGCAGGTCTCGGGTCGAGCTTGCTGGACCGAT
This window harbors:
- the LOC121265604 gene encoding lipid phosphate phosphatase gamma, encoding MAPLKAVTLTHVRYPRGDQLGHFLAWVSLVPVFISLGGFISHFIFRRELQGMFFALGLIISQFINELIKTSVQQARPETCFLLETCDSHGWPSSHSQYMFFFAMYFTLLTSKGIGLWDSRNNWIVNSWSWSLAFLTMYSRVYLGYHTIAQVCAGAILGIFLGSLWFWVVYSVLSPYFQAIEESAFGRMLYVKDTSHIPNVLKFEYDNARAARKKVPSKSN